From the genome of Salvelinus namaycush isolate Seneca chromosome 1, SaNama_1.0, whole genome shotgun sequence:
CTGTATCAAATATcatatcatatacagtatatattcatCCTAAGGAAGCAGTAAAGGATTTGTGTTGGTACTGAGCACTGTGTACAGTTTGTGTTTGGTGAGAGGGAGGAGACAAGAGATGTCTCTCTCTGGAACATACAGTACGTAATTAGTTTCAATTTTCAagtttaatttgtcacatgcacagtgaaatgcttaacttgcaagcccgactcaacagtgcagtattcaaaataaaaaaagcaTAACTAATTTAAAACAAATTAAACACAGATATAtgacatatgtatatatatttttttatttcacctttatttaaccaggtaggctagttgagaacaagttctcatttacaactgcgacctggccaagatataaagcatagcaattcgacacatacaacaacacagagttacacatggaataaacaaaacatacagtcaataatacagtagaaaaataagtctatatacaatgtgagcaaatgaggtgagataagggagaaaaaggccatggtggcgaggtaaaaacaatatagcaagtaagacactggaatggtagatttgcagtggaagaatgtgcaaagtagaaatagaaataatggggtgaaaaggagcaaaataaataaataaatacagtaggggaagaggtagttgtttgggctaaattatagaaaggctatgtacaggtgcagtaatctgtgagctgctctgacagctggtgcttaaagctagtgagggagataagtgtttccagctcagagatttttgcagttcgttctagtcattggcagcagagaactggaagtaaagacgaccaaaggaggaattggctttgggggtgaccagtgagatattcctgctggagcgcgtgctacgagtgggtgctgctatggtgaccagtgagctgagataaggcggggctttacctagcagagacttgtagataacctgtagccagtgggtttggtgacaagtatgaagcgagggccaaccaacgagagcgtacaggttactatggtgggtagtatatggggctttggtgacaaaacggatggcactgtgatagactgcatccagtttgttgagtagagtgttggaggctattttatagatgacatcaccgaagtcgaggatcggtaggatggtcagttttacgagggtatgtttggcagcatgagtgaaggatgctttgttgcgatataggaagccgagtctagatttaattttggattggagatgcttcatgtgagtctggaaggagagtttacagtctaaccagacacctaggtatttgtagttgtccacgtattctaagtcagagccgtccagagtagtgatgctggacaggcgagCAGGTGTgagcagtgatcggttgaatagcatgcatttagttttacttgcgtttaagagcagttggaggtcatggaaggagagttgtatggcattgaaactcgtctggaggttagttaacacagtgtccaaagaggggccagaagtatacagaatggtgtcgtctgcgtagaggtggatcagagaatcaccagcagcaagagcaacatcattgatgtatacagagaagagagtcggcccgaggattgaaccctgtggtacccccatagagacggccagaggtccggacaacaggccctccgatttgacacactgaactctatcggagaagtagttggtaaaccaggcgaggcaatcatttgagaaaccaaggctgtcgagtctgccaataagaatgtggtgattgacagagtcgaaagccttggccagttcgatgaatatggctgcgcagtaatgtctcttatcgatggcggttatgatgtcgtttaggaccttgagcgtggctgaggtgcacccatgaccagctctgaaaccagattgcatagcggagaaggtacggtgggattcgaaatggtcggtaatctgttttttaacttgaccttagaaagacagggtaggatagatataggtctgtagcagtttgggtctagagtgtcaccccctttgaagagggggatgaccgcggcagctttccaatctttgggaatctcagacgatacgaaagagaggttgaacaggctaataataggggttgcaacaatttcggcagatcattttagaaagagagggtccagattgtctagcccggctgatttgtaggggtccagattttgcagctctttcagaacatcagctatctggatttgagtgaaggagaaatggtgggggctttggcgggttgctgtggagggtgccgggcagttgaccggggtaggggtagccaggtggaaagcatggccagccgtagagaaatgcttattgaaattctcaattatagtggatttattggtggtgacagtgtttcctagcctcagagcagtgggcagctgggaggaggtgctcttattctccatggactttacagtgtcccagaacttttttgagttagtactacaggatgcaaatttcagtttgaaaaagctagccttagctttcctaactgcctgtgtatatttgttcctaacttccctgaaaagttgcatatcacgggggctatttgatgctaatgcagaacgccacagtatgtttttgtgctggtcaagggcagacaggttggagtgaaccaaggactatatctatttctagttctacattttttgaatggggcatgcttatttaagatggtgaggaaggcacttttaaagaatagccaggcatcatctactgacgggatgaggtcaatgtcattccaagataccccggccaggtcgattaggaaggcctgctcgcagaagtgttttagggagcgtttgacagtgatgaggggtggtcgtttggtcgcagacccatttcggatgcaggcaatgaggcagtgatcgctgagatcttggttgaaaacagcagaggtgtatttggagggcgagttagttaggatgacatctttGAGGGTggccgtgtttacggatttagggttgtacctggtaggttcattgataatttgtgtgagattgagggcatcaagcttagattgtaggatggccggggtgttaagcatgtcccagtttaggtcacctagtagcacgagctcagaagatagatggggggcaatcaattcacatatggtatcgagggcacagctgggggcagagggaggtcaatagcaagcggcaacagtgagagacgtTTCTGGAagggtgaatttttagaagtagaagctcaaattgtttgggtacagacttggatagtaatacagaactctgcaggctatctttgcagtagattgcaacaccgccccctttggcagttctatcttggcagaaaatgttatagttaacgatggagatttcagggtttttggtggttttcctaagccaggattcagacacgactaagacatccgggttggcagagtgtgctaaagcagtgagtaaaacaaacttagggaggaggcttctaatgttaacatgcatgaaaccaaggcttttacggttacagaagtcaacagatGAGAGCACCAAGGGAGtggggctaggcactgcaggacctggattaacctctacatcaccagaggaacagaggagaagtaggataagggtacggctaaatgctatacgaactggccgtctagcacgttcggacagagagtaaaaggagcaggtttctgggctcgatagcatagattcaaggcatagtgtacagacaaaggtaaggtaggatgtgagtacattggaggtataTAGGtgagccttttaaaattattataCAGCGTAATGTATCTGTTAGGACCAGATGTTAGATAATATTCTGTTTAATTGGCACATTCTTTTCTCTACCAGTGTTGAATTTGTACTGATCTGTGGTACAAATCCTTTACTTCTTTGTGTTGTGATGTTGGATAAACATATCTCTGTTTTTACATTTGTCTTGTTGCTTTTTgtgctatgttgctctgtctgtatgctatgtcttacTTGTCCTATGTTgatctgcgtgtgctcactgctcattgattgtctgtattgtaattgtttttaataacctgcccagggactgcggttgaaaattagccggccggctaaaaccgtcacttttactgaaacgttgattaaacctctctgggatatgtgggacggtagcgtcccacttggccaatagccagagaaaatgtagagcgctaaattaaaaaaatatatataaaatcaaactttcattaaatcacaaatgtaagataccaaattaaagctacactcgttgtgaatccagccaccatgtcagatttcaaaaaggcttttcggcgaaagcataagatgctattatctgatgatagcacaacagtaaacaaagagagtgtagcatatttcaacactgcaggcacgacacaaaacgcagaaataaaatataaatcatgccttacctttgacgagattcttttgttggcactccaatatgtcccataaacatcacaaatggtccttttgttctattaattccgtccatatatatccaaattgtccatttatttggtgcggttgatccagaaaaaaacagcttccaatttgcgcaaagtcattacaaaatatctcaaaaattacctctaaactttgccaaaacatttcaaactacttttgtaatacaacttaaggtatttgtaaatgttaataatcgatcaaattgaagacgggtctatctgttttcaatacaggagatcaacaaattaacgctacttttctagtcttgcgcaactctcaaacagtacacatgacgttacactgtttccaggtggtcttacttcttcattgcacaaaggaataacctcaacctatttccaaagagtggtgacatccagtggaagcggtaggaactgaaaacagggtgattagaaatccagtattccaatgaaaactcattgaacagacagtgacttaaaaaaaaaaaaagaaatgatggttagtcctcggggttttgcctgctacataagttctgttatacttacagacatgattcaaacagtttaagaaacttcagagtgttttccatccaaatctactaataatatgcatattttatattctggggatgagtagaaggaagttgaaattgggcacgctatttatccaatagtgaatttgctgccccctatcctagagaagttttaatgtGCACTgcccctgtaaaaataaaataaactcaaacatcTCCTTACCCTACCGTCAACATTACCACAACATAGTGAGAGCCACTGTGGAAAAGAAACATAGCTCCATGTTGGATATTTTTGCACTCAGAGACAACAAGGTCATAAACAGAATGCGACATATCAGTCTTGGTATATTAGTCTCATGTTGATATAGTAaaattgttattttgttaattttcaAAATGGCATATTTTGAAAAACATCCGAACAAATGGCCATTCACTTTTCATAGTGGGGAAAATAGTTTTCCATGACGGCCTAGTGATTGAGTAACAATACCCATACTGTTTATCAGTAACTATGTCCTGACACGCTATGGGAAGTTCATTCTTAACCCATGTTGCTTGGCAAGCAAATCACAATAATCCTCTAAGAACCAATCAGCAAAGGCCTGTAAACTAAAACCCTGAGAGGCCATTAAAGAAAATAGAATCCCTAGAATGGGCAGGCCCTCAGACCCATTAACTTGAATCGGAATGTCCGTTCTagggattatatttctatggttacaCAGGAAACCAGGGGGACCTGCTTCCACAACAGTCCTGGAGGTTTTAAGGTAAAGTTCTGCTTGGTAATAACTTCAGACGCTTTTCAGACTTCATCAACAACCAACAACCTCAACAGGACGTCTGTTTTAATCAGTCTCCCACTGGACCGAACCATGGGGTGCAACACCAGCAGGGGTGCTGTCGTGGTGGACCCTTCTAAAAAGCCAGAGACCAGACCAGCGTCGGCCAGCTCAAACAGTAAGGCCACCGCTGAGGAGGCAAAGGAAACTACAGAGAAAGACAAAGATGAAACAGAAGGCATATCAAGCTGCGACTGACATCCATCTTTCTTCTTAACCCAAACTCCTCAAAGTAAGATATCTGTAATTCTGCCAGTTAGCATAAAAGTATATCTCATCACCCAAATATGGacaaatacaattatctgtatgacGTTTTGGGTCACTTTCTTTATTCTATCAAATGGAAGTTAGCTATTCTAATGATTAAGCCATAAACAAGTTGAACAAATGATGACTATCCCATTGGGTAACACTATGATACAATCACCTCTAttacttctctgtctgtctgtggctatTTGACATGACCAGATGTGATGTATAGCTAGTGAGAtggtctctctatctctgcgtgcgtgcgtgcgtgcgtgcgtgcgtgcgtgcgtgcgtgcgtgcgtgcgtgcgtgcgtgcgtgcgtgcgtgtgtgtgtatgtacagatTGGCCTGTCTGCAGGTGAAGgaaatggtctctctctctgcaggtgaAGGAAATGGTATCTCTCTCTGCAGAGGAAGGCAATGCTGCACAACTGTACATCAACCCCTGTGTCATCTGGGACCAGACCAGCCACACACCCCGTTCCACTCTGtgatgtaacctaccagccacacaccccgctccactctgtgatgtaacctaccagccacacacccccactccactctgtgatgtaacctaccagccacacacccccactccactctgtgatgtagacctaccagccacacccccccactccactctgtgatgtagacctaccagccacacacccccactccactctgtgatgtaacctaccagccacacccccccactccactctgtgatgtagacctaccagccacacacccccactccactctgtgatgtaacctaccagccacacCCCCCGCTCCACTCTGTGATATAACCTACCAGCCACACACCCCGCTCCACTCTGtgatgtaacctaccagccacacACCCCCACTATGCGTGTTCCAGGTGATGCTCCCCCAATACTCAGAGGACACAGACAAGATGGCCAAGATCCCTCCCACCCCTTCACACTTGACCTCAAGCCTTGTGAATGGGATCCATGGAAATGACCTGAACCCTCCGATTACCCACCATGAACGCTACAGCTCACCCCCTGCTGGCTCAAAGATGGCCGCTTGCCCTACCACACCAGTCAGCCCATCCCAGTCCTCCTCTGTCATTGTTACTGGACAGACTGTAGTCACCATGGCATcagacactgtcaccaccaaCAATGGCCAGTCAGTCACCATACCGGTTCGAGGTAAAGACTTTCCCTCAGATGAAACCCAATATGGCCATAGAAATGACAACTCTAATAGAATACTGACATAATGTAATACATCTTGTAATAAACATGTTATATACCTTGTTTACATATCACAACAACCAGTGCTCTTTGTTCAATTAAACCTCTTCCACACCCAGGCATTGCCAATGACCGGGGAGGCATCACATTTACCCTCAGTGTTGTGGGTCAGCCCATTCCTCCACAGCAAGTCTCCAGCACCTCTACCCAGCAGCCCCAGaacccagtcacacacagaccTCAGAGTAAGGGCTCCATCTCACTGTTCCTCCGCAAGGTAGGCTTTACTCACAGATTTCTACATACCTGAGCTGGCCTGAATGCTATGAGCCTAGATATTTAGTTACAAGATCCACAAGACAAAGGCCAtactccttccctctgtctcagGTCTACCACCTGGTGAGCATGCGTCTGAGGGACATCTGTGTTAAACTGGACATCTGTGAGGCGCTGCGGCTGAAGATCTGGACCTGCGTTGAACACTCCTTGGTCCACTGCACTGACCTCATGCTAGACCGACACCTGGACCAAATACTCATGTGTGCCATCTATGTCATGGCCAAGGTAGCACTATTTGCTTTTCCTCTAGAGTTTTTGCTATACTTCCTTAATGCAGATGGTTTTATGACTTGGGTGATCGACAGCAAGGCATTCAGCCTTCTATACTTCTTCAGCTGTGTATTGATGATAATAATGTATTATAATACCTTAATTTCCATGTTTATGCTGTGTGTTGCTTGTGCAGGTAACCAATGTTGACATGCCCTTCAAGCTCATCATGCAGTGCTACAAGACTCAGCCTCAAGCAAGCAACTGTGTAAGGAGATAAATGTTTTGCTTGCTTTTGTGTGTGTAAGTGAGTTAAATCCAGCTTGTTTGTTATTGTGTAGTTGATGAAGTCTGTATTGTCCTCCTGTCAGGTATTCAGAAGTGTTCTGATCTCAGGGAGAAACACCAAGACCTCACAAAACTCTCCTGGTGGATCCAACAGAGAAAACAGTTAGACAAATAGAAAAATACATACATTCACATGGATATGTTTGCATCATAATATGCATGAATTAACAaataatttaattaaataattaatTTTTGATGGTGATGCTGCTCTGTTTCCCAGTTGATGTAGACCCCAGCAGTAGCTTGCTTACATACCAGAGCCCTCCCATCCATCCTACAGGACCCAGAGCTCCCTGTAGACAGGACCAGGGGGAGAGAAGACACCTCATCTATTTCTACAACACCGTCTATGTCAAACAGATGAAAGACTTTGCCCTGCGCTACAACTCCAGCTCTCTGACCATAGCCGGGGTGAGGGGACATTTTCATATACTACCTAATGGAGTCAGTAGTCGTCATACACAATACGTAGGAAACAATTTACCAGTGGTCTCAGATATGTCCAAACTGTGGTATAATATCATGGGTACTTACAGGTCATCTGATCCTGTAATATAAGTAAGAGAAGTCCTTGAACAGATGCAGTGCATTGTTCCTAGGCCCAGTGCTATCATCACTGTCCAACAGAGGTTCTGACCACATTCTGATTATTTTTCCATGCACAGGTTGAAACCCCTCCCCTTTCACCATACCCCTGCCAGCGTATTGGATCCTTGCGCAGACTCCGCCCCTCCAACCACCATTCCCTCTACATCTCCCCCCACAAGCCCAGCACACACCCCTCCCCCCGCACTGGGGTCCTCTACATCTTCAGCAGAAGCCTCTCAAAGGTCAGAGGTTGGACATACCTCTCTAACCCTGCTAACGGTTCCCTAACTGACCCTCTTCTATACTTCCTGTCTGAAGCCTAACTAACATTACACATATTTTAACTTCAGTAACTGTGAAAAGCAAAAGGCCTAGTCATCGTGAATACACAGTACATAACTAGTCATGTGTGTTGCTAATCGTTGTATCCCGCAGAGTCTGAGAGAGATCAGCGACATGATGAAGACATTTCAGTCACGCACCAGGAAGCGCTGTGCAGCCCAGCTGCAGGAGGATGGTGGGCCGCTTGCGAAGAGACCCTGTCAGGATAGACCGTCAAACTTGCAGAGAAAGCTCAGGGACTTCGACCAGGCACTGACGAGGGCCCAGAACCAGCAACAAGCCCAGACCAGGGCCAAGGCACAGCACCGGGCAACAGCACACAATGGGACGCATCGATGACTTCTCACTTTCTTTGACTTACCGTCATGCTTCATACTTCTTGCAGGTCTACACTCATTGGAAGAATATGGACAACAGACACTGATGATGGGAGAATGGATGCTGTGGATCTACAATGTTAGAAATGTTAGAAAGAATTGGCATCATTTGCACCCAGTGAAGTTCTCTCAGCAAGCAATATTCATGATTCATGATTAAAAAAGCTGATTTGTAATAATAATGAGGGTAATGTAATAATCTGAGGGTAACTAGGGCTCTGTATCAAATATcatatcatatacagtatatattcatCCTAAGGAAGCAGTAAAGGATTTGTGTTGGTACTGAGCACTGTGTACAGTTTGTGTTTGGTGAGAGGGAGGAGACAAGAGATGTCTCTCTCTGGAACATACAGTACGTAATTAGTTTCAATTTTCAagtttaatttgtcacatgcacagtgaaatgcttaacttgcaagcccgactcaacagtgcagtattcaaaataaaaaaagcaTAACTAATTTAAAACAAATTAAACACAGATATAtgacatatgtatatatatttttttatttcacctttatttaaccaggtaggctagttgagaacaagttctcatttacaactgcgacctggccaagatataaagcatagcaattcgacacatacaacaacacagagttacacatggaataaacaaaacatacagtcaataatacagtagaaaaataagtctatatacaatgtgagcaaatgaggtgagataagggagaaaaaggccatggtggcgaggtaaaaacaatatagcaagtaagacactggaatggtagatttgcagtggaagaatgtgcaaagtagaaatagaaataatggggtgaaaaggagcaaaataaataaataaatacagtaggggaagaggtagttgtttgggctaaattatagaaaggctatgtacaggtgcagtaatctgtgagctgctctgacagctggtgcttaaagctagtgagggagataagtgtttccagctcagagatttttgcagttcgttctagtcattggcagcagagaactggaagtaaagacgaccaaaggaggaattggctttgggggtgaccagtgagatattcctgctggagcgcgtgctacgagtgggtgctgctatggtgaccagtgagctgagataaggcggggctttacctagcagagacttgtagataacctgtagccagcgggtttggcgacgagtatgcagcgagggccaaccaacgagagcgtacaggtcacaatggtgggtagtatatggggctttggtgacaaaacggatggcactgtgatagactgcatccagtttgttgagtagagtgttggaggctattttatagatgacatcaccgaagtcgaggatcggtaggatggtcagttttacgagggtatgtttggcagcatgagtgaaggatgctttgttgcgatataggaagccgagtctagatttaattttggattggagatgcttcatgtgagtctggaaggagagtttacagtctaaccagacacctaggtatttgtagttgtccacgtattctaagtcagagccgtccagagtagtgatgctggacaggcgagCAGGTGTgagcagtgatcggttgaatagcatgcatttagttttacttgcgtttaagagcagttggaggtcatggaaggagagttgtatggcattgaaactcgtctggaggttagttaacacagtgtccaaagaggggccagaagtatacagaatggtgtcgtctgcgtagaggtggatcagagaatcaccagcagcaagagcaacatcattgatgtatacagagaagagagtcggcccgaggattgaaccctgtggtacccccatagagacggccagaggtccggacaacaggccctccgatttgacacactgaactctatcggagaagtagttggtaaaccaggcgaggcaatcatttgagaaaccaaggctgtcgagtctgccaataagaatgtggtgattgacagagtcgaaagccttggccagttcgatgaatatggctgcgcagtaatgtctcttatcgatggcggttatgatgtcgtttaggaccttgagcgtggctgaggtgcacccatgaccagctctgaaaccagattgcatagcggagaaggtacggtgggattcgaaatggtcggtaatctgttttttaacttgaccttagaaagacagggtaggatagatataggtctgtagcagtttgggtctagagtgtcaccccctttgaagagggggatgaccgcggcagctttccaatctttgggaatctcagacgatacgaaagagaggttgaacaggctaataataggggttgcaacaatttcggcagatcattttagaaagagagggtccagattgtctagcccggctgatttgtaggggtccagattttgcagctctttcagaacatcagctatctggatttgagtgaaggagaaatggtgggggctttggcgggttgctgtggagggtgccgggcagttgaccggggtaggggtagccaggtggaaagcatggccagccgtagagaaatgcttattgaaattctcaattatagtggatttattggtggtgacagtgtttcctagcctcagagcagtgggcagctgggaggaggtgctcttattctccatggactttacagtgtcccagaacttttttgagttagtactacaggatgcaaatttcagtttgaaaaagctagccttagctttcctaactgcctgtgtatatttgttcctaacttccctgaaaagttgcatatcacgggggctatttgatgctaatgcagaacgccacagtatgtttttgtgctggtcaagggcagacaggttggagtgaaccaaggactatatctatttctagttctacattttttgaatggggcatgcttatttaagatggtgaggaaggcacttttaaagaatagccaggcatcatctactgacgggatgaggtcaatgtcattccaagataccccggccaggtcgattaggaaggcctgctcgcagaagtgttttagggagcgtttgacagtgatgaggggtggtcgtttggtcgcagacccatttcggatgcaggcaatgaggcagtgatcgctgagatcttggttgaaaacagcagaggtgtatttggagggcgagttagttaggatgacatctttGAGGGTggccgtgtttacggatttagggttgtacctggtaggttcattgataatttgtgtgagattgagggcatcaagcttagattgtaggatggccggggtgttaagcatgtcccagtttaggtcacctagtagcacgagctcagaagatagatggggggcaatcaattcacatatggtatcgagggcacagctgggggcagagggaggtcaatagcaagcggcaacagtgagagacgtTTCTGGAagggtgaatttttagaagt
Proteins encoded in this window:
- the LOC120056513 gene encoding retinoblastoma-like protein 2, translating into MAKIPPTPSHLTSSLVNGIHGNDLNPPITHHERYSSPPAGSKMAACPTTPVSPSQSSSVIVTGQTVVTMASDTVTTNNGQSVTIPVRGIANDRGGITFTLSVVGQPIPPQQVSSTSTQQPQNPVTHRPQSKGSISLFLRKVYHLVSMRLRDICVKLDICEALRLKIWTCVEHSLVHCTDLMLDRHLDQILMCAIYVMAKVTNVDMPFKLIMQCYKTQPQASNCLM